The Orcinus orca chromosome 21, mOrcOrc1.1, whole genome shotgun sequence genomic interval AAACCCTGACCCTGGAAATGTGGTCGGAAGCCACCACGCTTTCAGCCCTGGGGCAAGGAGGGTGGTGTGTAGAAAAGCCTGCAAAACCTATAGCACCAGCTCTTCCTTACCagggctccagagagcaggccTCGGCAGTAACCCACCGGCTCACGGCCAGGAGCGCCGGGAAAGCCAACATCCACCGCAGCCGTTTCTCCACAGCTCTGCTGGCAAACTTACAAGCAAGTATTTGCTCGGTAGCTGGGCCTCACCCACGGGCATCTCCCACCTTGGAGGCAGGTAGAGAACACTGGACTGCCTTTCCCCAAATAAGGGCAGTTCGATCGGAGGCGACACCCTGCATTCCTCCCACTCCTTATTAATAGCATCCCTAATTAAGTCAGCTTCAAAAGGGCGAAAATCAGTGCCTGGAGCTCAAAGGGCTAGCCCATGGTTTCCAAATCTTAACAGAAGCCACGTAACCTACTTACCTGAAGAAAACCCCAATTCATCAGTCCCTACCCCCGCTTCCCAGGAAGGGGAATAGGTTTAAGTccgtttcttcttttttcaccaCAGTACGTGGAAGAGAGTCAAAGAAGGTAGTGTGGAAGGGAGGGCTGgttcatcattaaaaaataaagatctctTTGAGGGTCATGTGCGGCTGGGGACAGAAACATTCAGTTCTCCTCCGCGTCTGCCTCCGAGGGCTCCTCTTCTAAGCCAAAGCTCGGCTTGTCAGCTAGCGCCTCCAAGTGCTTGCCCAGGCTGCCCGCAGAGTCCACGAACATGTCAGGGATGTCTTTGCCAAAGTAAATCTTGCTGTTGGAAGCGATGGCCTTGTACTTCATCAGCTGCAAATACTCAGGGGTCAGCTTCAGCTGGAAGAAAAATGAGTAAGGAAGACTCTGATGGGGCCAGATTAGGGGAAGTCTGGGCGGCATCCCTTTACTTTCGCGAGGAGAGGGTCTCCGTGAGAACCACGCCCCCTGCGCCTCTTCCTGGTCTCAATGTTACGTTAGTAACCGCGAAACCCCTTCTCTGGGAGAGAGTAATCTCAGGTCCTCAAGGTGAGAACTGCGAGAGTTTCAGGAGTTTCTCTGTTTACCAGCAAACTCAAACTTCTCTCAGGGTCCAGCTAAGGGAAAGGGAAGGCGCTGGCCCACACGGCCCAGGAGTCCTCGCTCGCGACCAcgaggggctggggcaggcgCCATGTTCTTACAACCACCCGGCCACTCTCAAGCCGGGCACACGCCCTCTGGCGGCCAGGCGGCGCTGGGCCTTTACCTTATTTGCTTCGGCTATTTTCATGGCAGTGTAGCACTCGGCGTCCGCCTTGGCCTTCTCCCGGGCCAGAAACGCAGCATCTTAAGAGAAGAACGCAGTGAAGTGAAGGGCAGAGGCTATCAGAAGGCTAgtccccgccactttccccgaCTGCCTCCGTGACCCTGGGCACACTGCTCTGGCTTCTCTGTGCTCTGATTTCCTCATTTATGAAACTGGGAAAAAGGCATTTTTCTCCTGTTTCACAAGTGGTTGTGAAAATCGACCAAGATGAAGGAGTGCTCTGACAGCATCTCCCGGTGGTGGGGCCTAGCTAACTCTGAGTAAGTCTGCCGCTGTGCCCGACAGTGTCTTTTCTGACAGCATCGTGGAGACACATCCTCTTTCTAGCTGCTTACTCCTTCTGTGGCCTGTGAGGAGAGGGACGGGACCCGCCTCAACCTCCTGTCTCCGAGCTCTCCACCCCGGCGCTCTCCCCTCCTAGTACACAGCAAGACCAAGGGAAGCCCGAAGAAGGCTCTGGATACGGCCCGAGGTGGATCTGCCCTGAAACCGACTACCATAAACAAAACAGCTCAGCCCCTCCCCAACTTCAGCTCCCTTTTCATTTCCATCAATCATTTCAGAAAGGCTCCAATTAGCAGCGCTTAAGCTGGCACAACTTGAAGGGCATGACATGCCATGGTCTAGACTAACACCTGTTTGGACTAAGACACATTTAAACTTCTACTTTGCAATCTGCTTCCTTAATCTGCTCAGACCAGCTTTCGGTCAAGCTGATGCAAAATTTTTGATATTTACTCCCTGGCCTTGGGATTGAGGCCAGCCTTGCACGAGCAACAGCTGTAGCAAAAGCCTGGGAAGCAAGCGGGGACTGGGGGCGGGTTCTTACTGCACAGCCTCAGCAAGGCCCTGGGTGGTGGAGGCCTGCAGGCTGGCTGGGGTGCATGTGGCCAACTCGACTGGCCTTAGCGCCTGGTGACCTGCGTTTATAATAAAATGTGCTGTTCGGCTAAGAGCTCCCCAGTGAGGAGCCGCTGATCCGTAAAGGCCTAACTGGCTCCTCCACGGGCACCTGCAAAGCCCGAGAGGCCCCATCGTGGGTACTACTGGACACAGCACTGTGCAGCCTGAAGCTGGGCCCTGAGTTCTTGTTTTTGGCCTAGAATTTGCTTGATATAAAGGCACCACACGGAGGAGAAGGTGGGTGGTGGGAATGAGGTGAGAGCTGAGGGGCAGGGGACTGAAGGTGAGATTCAGAGAAGCTGGCAAAGACAACACCTCTCTCCAGCTCGTGGTGTCGGTATTGAAAGGTGTCTTCTTCACACCCAGCTTAACATCCACAGGGACCCTGAGAGGCCAAAACGATGGTGTTCACGGGCTTCTGAGGAGGGGGGCGGGTAAGGCAGGGGGGAGAAAGCTGCTGTCTGGACCTAGCTTCTTGGTTTACTTCCAATGCCAGACTGTGAGCCCAAGACAGCAGGGACCACGTGACCTCCCTTTTTCTTAAGCCTGGCAGAAGAGTCCTGGTGGCACCCAACTAAAATCTGATGAATGACTGAAACTCTCTGAAGTGGAAAATTAATGCCAGCCTGGACcgaatctccccaaaactcaagTCAGAGCATAGAGAACAAGGGATGTTCCAAAGAAACCATAACATCTGAGCACAGAGATTACAGAGCAGAGGAAatgacccccccccccgccccggccacAGAGCGGGGTTTGAGGAAAAGGCAGGCGGGAATCTCTCGCTCACCTTCGATTTCCGAAATTCTCTTCTCCGTCTCCTTCTCCATCACCTTCTGCCCATAGGTGATTTCTGCCACCTGAGCCACTTTCTCTGCCTCTGTATTAATGAAGTTGAGAAAGGCTTAGAGCCCCGACACGTCCAGAGTTTGACGGCATTGCACCTTTCACCTGATCTGAGGCCCTGATGCAGGGCAGCGGGTGGCTCGGGTGAAGGGTCACTGGCCCAGAGGCAGCCATGGCAGGCTCCCTCTCCCAAGTCACAGGATATTTCTCCCAAAGGAATGTTTTAAGTGTTGAGGTACAGGTTTCCTCCTGCCACTGCACTTTAGGAAGTGGCCAGGGCTGTGGCTGGTCGtctggtgcagtggtaaagaagcCGGGTTCAGGGGCAGAGTCCCTGGATTTGAACCCCGTTTCCATCACTTCTCTGCCATGTGACCGTGGGCAGCAATCTAGCCTCCGTGTGCTTCAGCTCAGTGAGAGGAGGTTAAGGATGCTGCCTTCCTCACCCGGCAGGGGTGGGTGTGTGAGGAGCGAGATGATTCACCCGCGAGCATTTAGAAAAGCCCACGGCTCGTAGTAAGGGCCCAATCGGTGTTATTATTACTGTGAATGAGGAATTTACTGGAAGGGCTCCTTTCATTTAAGAGATGTGTGGAAACTCAGAACTCAGGATCCCTGGCTGTGATCTGACAATTTCAGCTGTCTCCGGGGGATGCAGGCCGACCCCGCGTGTGGCAGGGCTTCGGAGGACCGAGCCCCAGGGTTCCTGAATCTCTCCACCCTCCCCAGCCTGTCTGCTCTGAAAGGGGACCCCACAAGCACAGTCAGACCAATGAGGGCCTTCTTCCGCTCTGTCTCGGCTTCCTTCTCCACCACCTTCTGCTTCTGGGCTGCAATCAGAAGCTTCGTCTTCTCGCTTTCCCTGAAGGGGAGAAAAATGCACAGCTGTGAGGCTGCTGGGGACCAGCTTCTGCGGAGATTCACTGCGCCCTGGAGAAGACAAGCTGCCCCCGCCCCGGGGGACGCAAGCTGtcattccttcctctctcctggcAGGCTCTGTAACATCCCAGGTGAAAGCGGCTCTGCTGCAGGCAGTAACATGGCTTGCCTTCTCCTCCAAAACTCATTGGTAGGAAATAAAGCATAACTGACTTCAGTAAAAGGCACCTGCCTGCCCACGCAATCGCCGCTCCCCGTCTTCTTTGGAACGAGCCGTGAAATGCCAcacgcctccccccgcccccgccccggccctcTGAAGAGCATCCCTGCTCTGTCATTGCGGAGCCCAGGTGAGCGTCCTGACATGCCTGCCCCATCTTCCAGGGTGGTGCGCTGTAACAAATACTCAAGAGGGGATGCCTGGCCCTGCGTCGATCAACCCCGGGATGGGATGAACGGGAGGCAGGGGAGAGCGGTGGTTACAGCTGGGGCACCGGGCACACTCACATCAGCTCATAGTTCCTGCGGATGGCTTCAGGTATGTTGGGCTTTGTCACCCGCACAGCCTGGAGAGGGATAAAAACAGCACCTGATGGGGAGGTGAGGGGCTGAGGGACCAGCTCCCACCGGTCCTTGATCTTCCTGCACAGACAGGACATCCTCTGGAAGAGGGGATGCACCTTCCTCGGGGGTCGGGGGCGATGGCAGGGCTCCCACCAGGGCGGTGCTTACTTGGATGACGAGCCCGGGGGCCATGGAGGTCAGGTCCTGTTGCAGAGCCAGTTTGAGATTTTCATCAATCTGATCTGGAATCAAGACAGATAGAAAAGGGAGCTGTTACACTTTTCAGGCGGGGAGGAGGGAAGTACGGTGGTAGAGTGCAAGGCAAGACACCGGCTCATGAATGCACCCGACAGGCAAAAGGTCTTCCCAAGGCAGAGTGCTCATCAGGGCCCGGATGTCTAAAGACGCCCTGCAAGGCTCTCACAGCGGGAGGCCCACTCGGTCCTCTACGTGAGCCAGCCGTGAGCGTGTCCTTTCCCTGGGGCCTCAAGAAGACATCAGCCTCGCCCAGAAGGGAGCTAAGCTTTAAAAGGACAAACAACTCGAGCACAGTTTTTGAGTCAGGCAGCAGCCTTTCCCTAGAAACAGCAGCAACAGAAGGTGGCCGCCTGGCTTTCACGAAGAAGGAAGGTGGAATGGCCAAGTTAGGTATTTTGAAAAAGCCAAGCACATTAAATCTAGTAATTTTAGAggtttctaaaagaaaaacagactctGATGTCAAGGAAAGCCCCAAGGAAGACTAATTCCATTAGGAACTCCATCAAATAACACAAGGAGAAGAATGACAATTTACAGCTCTGGAAACGAGCCCAAGTGGTCTGATGTGCTGTTTGCTTTGGTCCTGATTCTCTGTCTGAAACATGACACGAGAGTCACTTCACGGACAAGGGTTGGAAGAGCTGTAACCGACTGTCCCTCTAGCTGTGGCCCTAGAACAGCGGCGCCCAGGCTGCCTGCTCTGACCTGGgccttccctgccctgccccccgcCCATGAGATCCTCAGTAAGATCCTGGAAGAGCACTGAGAAAAGGACCCACGAAACCAGGCTGGGACATCTTCACGGAACCACCTCCCTACTGTCAGCTGCCATCTGCTTTAAGTGGCCATTCGTGATCCAGGAGCCTTTGAGGAACAGTAAGTCTAACTCCTTGCCTGTTATAGATGCtcaaactgaggcccacagaggttCAGTGATGTGCTCAAGCTAGTCACGACCCAAAATAAAGAACTTGTTTAATTATTATGCTTTGGTTGTTAGGGTTGAGAACAGTACTTTCTTCAACTGTCATATCGCTAAGCAAGGGGTTTTAATACTTCTACACATCAGATACGTTCCCAGCAGCCTCTCAGCACTGAGAGAGAAATGCCCATAAGGGCAGCACCTCCCACCTGACATGGGTCTAACAATTTGACGGCTAGAGATAAACATTACATtccacattttctattttaaataggaGACCGACCAAACTTTAAGGGAGATGCCCTATACCCTCCATAAGTTACTAACACAGTTGTTTATCAGATTAAATTCTGTCTGAGTCAAGGCAGAAAATTGTGACCCGGGGCTAGTAATTTTCTAggaaaatctggaagaaatgttTTGCATGGTGGTTTACTACCAAAGTAACACCAGTACTAAGTTGTTTATAGGTGATGGTTATGCTGACAGATGCAGATTAAGTTATGTTATTACGTGAACACAAAGAGGGTCTTCAGACAAACTTCTTAACAAGTACTggataacattttaataaaacaggCAAAGAGGATGCATCAGAGCAAGCAGTGATAAAAACTGCAGTCAAGCTGAAAGTCAGGGCTATGCGTCCTGAGAGGAGGGGACCAGAGAAAAACTTTCCAACTTCAAGGAACAGGATTAGAGACTTGAGTTTCTCCTTTGCAGATGCAAATGGATTCTAAACAAAACAGTGCTTGCTGGCAAGAATGATGTTAAAAGATATTTCAAAGCAAACACACTTCCCTAGCTCCTCTGTACAAGAAGTTTTACTTTACTAGGACGCCAAGTTCATCTGCAAGATAGTGAGAAGTTCTCTAATGCAGaataatttcacattttaattcCCTCTACATGGAAATTAGAGCTCTTCTGTCTTTTGTTGTTTCAAATGCTTTGGAACGTTCATTTAATGGCACAAGTTCTAAAACAATGGCTAGAGAGAAAACGAagatattttatgaaattatatcagtttgatgttaaaaaaaaaaccaacagcaGATTTACTGAACTGTTCTTAACAGCACACTGAATCCAAACCCCACAAGAGAATCCAAAGCCTATAAAGTGAATTTAGATTCATTTTCTTCTGCAGAAAAGTCAAAAGTGCTTCTGATGATTTCCCAAATCTGAAACAGTGCAAAAGGCTGTTTGCTTAATTAAGACAACTGGTGTCGCCAACGATTCCGCCTCTGTCTACTCTACAGAATGTTCTCACTCAGGGTCCTTTTAATGAAGATTCCTGGGAAAAATCACTGTCCAGTCCTGATGTCAAGAATAGCTGTTACCACTGATTGCAAAgttcatttgcttttgtttttttaatacatttatttattttatttttggctgtgttgggtcttcgttgctgcgcgtgggctttctc includes:
- the ERLIN2 gene encoding erlin-2 isoform X1, with protein sequence MKGQRIPPWNSARMLSVSLQPLKGGERSLMAQLGAVLAVAASFLCASLFSAVHKIEEGHIGVYYRGGALLTSTSGPGFHLMLPFITSYKSVQTTLQTDEVKNVPCGTSGGVMIYFDRIEVVNFLVPHAVYDIVKNYTADYDKALIFNKIHHELNQFCSVHTLQEVYIELFDQIDENLKLALQQDLTSMAPGLVIQAVRVTKPNIPEAIRRNYELMESEKTKLLIAAQKQKVVEKEAETERKKALIEAEKVAQVAEITYGQKVMEKETEKRISEIEDAAFLAREKAKADAECYTAMKIAEANKLKLTPEYLQLMKYKAIASNSKIYFGKDIPDMFVDSAGSLGKHLEALADKPSFGLEEEPSEADAEEN
- the ERLIN2 gene encoding erlin-2 isoform X2, with translation MAQLGAVLAVAASFLCASLFSAVHKIEEGHIGVYYRGGALLTSTSGPGFHLMLPFITSYKSVQTTLQTDEVKNVPCGTSGGVMIYFDRIEVVNFLVPHAVYDIVKNYTADYDKALIFNKIHHELNQFCSVHTLQEVYIELFDQIDENLKLALQQDLTSMAPGLVIQAVRVTKPNIPEAIRRNYELMESEKTKLLIAAQKQKVVEKEAETERKKALIEAEKVAQVAEITYGQKVMEKETEKRISEIEDAAFLAREKAKADAECYTAMKIAEANKLKLTPEYLQLMKYKAIASNSKIYFGKDIPDMFVDSAGSLGKHLEALADKPSFGLEEEPSEADAEEN
- the ERLIN2 gene encoding erlin-2 isoform X3; this translates as MIYFDRIEVVNFLVPHAVYDIVKNYTADYDKALIFNKIHHELNQFCSVHTLQEVYIELFDQIDENLKLALQQDLTSMAPGLVIQAVRVTKPNIPEAIRRNYELMESEKTKLLIAAQKQKVVEKEAETERKKALIEAEKVAQVAEITYGQKVMEKETEKRISEIEDAAFLAREKAKADAECYTAMKIAEANKLKLTPEYLQLMKYKAIASNSKIYFGKDIPDMFVDSAGSLGKHLEALADKPSFGLEEEPSEADAEEN